The Flavivirga eckloniae genomic interval TATTGGAAGAAGACAGATTGGAAGTAAACATTACCGATGGTTTGGTAAGAGTATCGGTCGGCTTAGAGCATATCGATGATATTATTGAAGATTTAAAACAGGCTTTGGGTTAATTGCTTTTGGCTTTGGAAATTATAAGTAAGATGGCTTTAGTTAATGTTACTTCGAGATTAGAGACAAAAATTTTATCAAGCGGAAATAATGACGTCATGTCTAAAGGAACGCAGTCTAGAGGTTTTAAGAAGGTCTCGACTGCGCTCGACCAGACGACTTTCAGTCTGTTTTTACAATCCAGGCCCGATTTAATTCTATTATATTTCTGTGCTCTAATTTATTAATAAGTAAACTCGAATTACTTATTTGTAAATAATTTATATTTAGAATCATTTGTGATAATTCGTGAAATTAGTGTCTATCTTTATAAAACTATTATTTAATATGCAGCTATATTTGTGGGTTCACCGTAGCTGTCGGTAGACAGATTTTCGATACGATCCCGAAGAAAATCGGGATCAAACCGACATAAATTTTCTTATCCAAGATTCACCTTTAAATTAAGAAATAATGTTATTCCAAACGAGTTACGTAACAAAAAAGGCTGTCTCAATAGACAGCCTTTATAATTGTTTAAGGGATTATTATTGCTTGATAAATCGCTTGGTTGTTGCTAGCCTTTTAGAAACAAATCTTACGAAATACATACCAGACATCAATTGGGATGTATCGATAGTATGAGACCCCTTGCTTGGGTCTACCTTTTTAACGATCGCTCCCGAAGATGCAAATATTGTAATTTCATCAAGATCATGCTCTAAAACATCAATGGTTAACCTTGATTTTGCTGGGATAGGGTACATGTTGATGTTTTTATTTGTAGCTTCAGTAAATGCTTGTAAAGCCTTTTCATTTGATCTAACAGAGCTTCCAGTTCCAAGATTTATGGTGTAGTCTTCCACTTCACCATAAGTGAAAGTTTCACAAGAGGTTGGGGTGTCGTTATACTTCATTGAAACTCGCATTCTAACCGAAGTTTTAGAAGTTCCACTTGGAACTGTAAAAGTTCCGCTATTAGGAGTATCAGTTGAAGGCGATTTAGACCAAACAAGTTCACCTGAATCATTAAAGTTTCCATTATTATTATAGTCAATCCAAACGGCATAACCTTCAGAATATGTGATTCCTGTCCATGTAGGGGTAACTGTTATCGTATATGTTGCACCTTCATTTAGATCTGTAGAGATTGAAGTGAAATCTGAATAAAATTGCGCATTAGAATTGTTATTGATTGTATTTAACTGAACATTGCTAATATATTCGTCGTTTACATTGGTACTCGCAGAGCTACAATAATTAACATTGGCGGCAGTTGTAGTAAACGAAACAGAGGCACTTCCCGAAACATTCCCGGCAGCATCCTGAGCAGTTACAGCAGCAGTATAGGTGGTTAAAGGGGAAAGTCCTGTAGCGTTAAAAGTAGTTGTTGCAGAACTGCCAACAGGATTACCGTCTATACTAATATTATAAAGCGTAACGCCTACATTATCTGTAGATGCGGTCCAATTGAGTGTTGCCCCACTACCAGTTATGTTACTGGCAACCAAATTAGTTGGATTTGTTGGTGCTTCGGTATCAGCTGTGCCTGCTTGAATTTGAAATTTTCCAACCACACCTTTTCTACTTCCATTAATGTACTCATTAATAAACCAGAATGAAGCATCATCAGACGGATCTACATCAATTTTACTGTAATCGCCATATCGATTACCGCTAATATCTGCGGTTCCATTTGCGATAACTTGTTCGGTACTTGTCATGGTTCCTAATGGGTCCGAACTCAATCTGCCAGTAAAATAAGAACTCACTCTAACTGTAGCTGAAGTTGAAGGTCCAGACATAGAGGTATAGCCCATTCCTATATTGCCCTGCCCGTCCATGGCCAGACTCGCGTTCCAGGCATGCTTTCCGTTTGGCGCGGTATAGGTGCCTTCTTGATACAAAGACCAGGGTTGATTATCCCCGCTCTGCCTAAACTCGTACCAGCGTATTCCTGCCAGCTTACCAGAACTAGCGTCTGTATCGACCACAAAATTAAACAGCGCCGAATTATGAGTCGCAAATTTTCTAAATTGGGCTTGGTTCATAATAGTTGCTTGCAAAGCATCAATTGGAACGCCACCTCCGGGTTGGGTTAAATTAGAAAAGCTTCCGTTGTCAAAAACACCAATAAAAGGTGTTGTGTTGATTTGCTGAGGGCTGGAAACTGTAGAACTTCCGGGGCTGCTCCAATTTACATTCGCAGTCCAAACTTTAATATGGTCTTGAGATACACCGCTCCATGCATCATCTTGTAAATAAACTATTGTAGCACCTCCGGGAGCTGGTAAGTTACCATCGGTAACATTTAATACTTGTGGGCTATAAAAACCACTGGTTACGATTCCCGGTAGGTTAAATCCGAGAATTTGGGCTCCAGAGCCTCCCGTTAACATAACATCTCTTTCTAATATCCATAGTTTATTAGAGCTAGCCGTATTATCGGTAAGATAATAGCCATCACTCCATACAGATAATTTTTGATAATCGGATATAGTAGAGATATTGTATACATACCATCCTGCAGTAAGCGGGTTGGGGCCATCTGAAACGGCCACCTGGGCTCCCGATCCCAGAAAGGAAAGGACCCATCTGTCTGCTGCATTATCATAGGATACCGTAAGATCGCAGCAACCGCCCGAAGGAAAAATAGCTGGATTGGGAGACGTTTCGCCTAACAATTGATTTCCAGATTTATCATAAATCATAAACCCAGTATTAAAAACCACCATGACGTGATTAGGACCTATGGCCAGTGAAGGGTCGGTTGGGCTGGAATTTGATGAATAAGTGTCAAAAACAAGGCTGGCAGGAGCTCTTTGCATACTTTGTTCCTGTTCGTGCCTATTTCTAATAAAATAATCATCTTCTGTTTGAGGGTCTTTACCTGAAACAACTTTATTTCCTAACGATCTTTTATCTTTTGCTTCTCTGACTGAATTGTCAGGCGGTACCAGATCATTGGGTCTTGATAACATGGAAGAAACATGCTCTACAGATGATATTTTTCCTTGATAAAAAGCTTTGTGTTGATTTACTTGAGCGTGTGTCATAAAAGAAATGACGAATAATAATGGTAATAATAGATTTTTGCGTTTCATTTTGGCTTGTTTTAAGTTTTTAATTAAATGGCAGGTCATATTCACATATGCACTAACCTTCCCTTACCTATTTCTTTTAAGAAATGGCATTCAGTTCTTATAGTGTTAGTGTACATGTTTGTTGCTAATCAATCGAGATCATAGAAGAGAGGATGATCCTAAAAAAGATTGTTTAGTACCCTTTAAAATTAAAACCAATTTCATTTTTGTCTCGTAACCAGTAGAGCGGCTATAATATTTAATTATAAGCCTGGTTAACAGAGTTTTGTTTGCGGTTTAGATATAATTTAGGGCGCAAAAAAGATAGATTTTTTAAAATTGGAAATTCCTAATTTTGAAGATCTATCTCTGATAATCTATAGATTAAAGTTATGGAAATATTTTGTAAAATTCATCTTTTATTTAAAAAAATTTCTTGCAAAACATTGATTTGCAATCGATTCGAAGAAATTATATGGAAAAACCTTGTATTTAAACCTATTTTTAATGCCATTACATCACAAAAAAGGCTGCCTTAAGAGACAGCCTTTATAATAGTTAAGAGATAATTATTGCTTGATAAATCGCTTGGTTGTTGCCAGTCTTTTAGAAACAAATCTTACGAAATACATGCCAGACATCAATTGGGACGTATCGATAGTATGAGAGCCCTTGCTCGGGTCTACCTTTTTAACGATCGCTCCCGAGGATGCAAATATTGTAATTTCATCAAGATCATGCTCTAAAACATCAATGGTTAACCTTGATTTTGCCGGGATAGGATACATGTTGATGTTTTTATTTGTAGCTTCGGTGAATGACCTCAATGCATCTTCATTGGTTTTTACTGAACTTCCACTTTTAAGATTAATGGTATAGTCTTCAACTTCACCCCATATGAAAGATTCACAGGATGTTGGGATGCCGTTATACTTCATTGAAACTCGCATTCTAACAGAAGTTTTAGAGGTTCCTTCAGGGATGGTAAAAGTTCCGCTATTGGTAATATCGGTTGAAGGCGCTTTAGACCAAACTAGCTCACCAGAATCATCAAAACTTCCATTATTATTATAGTCAATCCAAACGGCATAACCTTCAGGGTATTCGGTACCTGTCCAGGTAGGGTAAATGTTTATGGTAAATGATGAACCTTCGTATAAATCTGCAGAGATTGAAGTGAAATCTGAATAAAATTGTGCATCAGAAGGGTTGTATATAGAGTGTACCTGTACGACGCCGATATACTCATCATTTACACTTGAACTCGTAGAATTACAATAAATAATTTCCGCTTCAATTGTAGTAAATGAAACAGTGGCACTTCCTGAAACGTTCCCCGCTGCATCCTGAGCAGTTACAGAAACAGTATGTGTGGTTAATGGCGCAAGTCCTGTAACGTTAAAAGTGTTGCTAGAAGCAGTACCAACAGGATCACCATCTACAGAGATGTTATAAAGCGTAACGCCTATATTATCTGTGGATGCCGTCCAATTGAGTGTTGCACCATTACCTGTTATATTACTGGCAACCAAATCCGTTGGATCTGTTGGTGCTTCAGAGTCAGGAACGCCAGCTTCAATTTGGAATTTTCCAACCACACCTTTTCTAGTAACATTAATATACTCGTTAATAAACCAGAACGAAGCATCATCAGACGGATCTACATCAATCTTACTGTAATCTCCATATCGATTACCGCTAATATCTGCGGTTCCATTTGCGATAACCTGTTCCGCACTTGTCATGGTTCCTAATGGGTCGGTACTCAATCTACCGGTAAAGTAAGAACTGACCCTAACCGCTGTTGGAGTTGAAGCCCCCGACATTGATGTATAGCCCATTCCTATATTCCCTTGCCCGTCCATGGCCAAACTTGCGTTCCAGGCATGCTTTCCGTCTGGTGCGGTATACGTGCCTTCTTGATATAAAGACCAGGGCTGATTATCCCCACTCTGTCTAAACTCGTACCAGCGTATTCCTGCCAGTTTGCCTATACTGGCATCTGTGTCAACTACAAAATTAAACAGCGCCGAATTATGAGTTGGAAATTTTCTAAATTGGGCTTGGTTCATAATGGTTGCTTGCAGCGCATCAATTGGAATGCCACCCCCGGGTTGGGTTAAATTGGAAAAACTTCCACTGTCGAAAACACTAATAAAAGGTGTTGTGGTGATTTCCTGAGGGCTGGAAATTGTAGAGTTTCCTGGGGTACTCCAATCCATGTTTGCAGTCCAAACTTTAATATGGTCTTGAGATACACCGTTCCAGGCATCATCTTGTAAATATACTATTGTAGCACCTCCGGGAGCAGGTAAGTTACCATCGGTAACATTTAACACTTGTGGGCTATAAAAACCACTGGTTGCAATTCCGGGAAGGTCAAATCCGAGAATTTGGGCTCCAGCACCCCCTGTTAGCATAACATCTCTTTCTAATACCCAAAGTTTATTAGAGCTAGTGGTATTATCGGTAAGATAATAGCCATCACTCCAGATAGATAATTTTTGGTAATCTTGAATGGTAGCGATATTGTATACATACCATCCTGCCGTAAGTGGGTTGGGACCATCAGAAACAGCCACTTGAGCACCCGCTCCCAGGAACGAAAGGACCCATCTGTCTGCTGCATTGTCATAGGATACCGTAAGATCGCAGCATCCGCCTGAAGGAAAAATGGCTGGATTAGGTGCTGTTTCGCCTAATAATTCATTTCCTAATTTATCATAAATCATAAACCCGGTATTAAAAACTACCATGACGTGATTTGGACCTATGGCCAGGGAAGGGTCAGTAGGGCTGGAATTTGATGAGTAAGTATCAAAAACAAGGCTAGCAGGAGCTCTTTGCATACTTTGTTCCATTTTATGCCTATTTCTAATAAAATAATCATCTTCTTTTTGAGGGTCTTTACCAGATACAACTAAATTTCCTAATGATCTTTTATCTTTTGCCTCTCTAACTGAATTGTCTGGAGGGACAAGGTCGTTAGGTCTTGATAACATGGGGGATACATGCTCTATGGATGATATTTTTCCTTGATAAAAAGCTTTGTTTTGGGTTACTTGTGCTTGTGTCATAAAAGAAATGACGAATAATAATGGTAATAATAGATTTTTGCGTTTCATTTTGGCTTGTATTAAGTTTTTAATTAAACGGTAGGTCATATTCACATATGTACTAACCTTTTCCTTGCCTATTTCTTTTAAGAAATGGCATTAAGCTCGTATAGTGTTAGTGTACATGTTAGTTGCTAATCAATCGAGATCATAGAAGAGAGGATGATCCTTAAAGATTGTTTAGCATCCTTTTAAAATTAAAACCTATTTCATTTTTGTCTCGTAACCAGTAGAGTGGCTATAACAATTTGTCCATAGCCTGATTAACCGAATTTTGTTGGCGGTTTAGGTATAATTTAGGGCGCAAAAAAGATAGATTTTTTAAATTAGTAATACCGAATTTTGATGATCTATCTTTATTAATCTTCGACTAAAGTTAAGTAAATATTTCGTATTAATGTAAAAAAATAAATACAAAATAAACGATAAAAATGATCTCCTATAATCAGCTCGAAGCTAAGTAGCACATTACTAAAAAGTTAAATACTTTTAAAAAGTTAGACGTTGATAATACCAATTTGATTCGGAAAGTGATTTTTTTAGGAAATACAAGACAAACCTTGTTTGTTTTTAATAAATGAATGCTTTGAAAAAGTTTGAAGAAGCTATTGGTAAACGTAAAAAAATAGTAAAAAACCTGTTATTTCTAATTATCTGTATCTTAGAAACACAAAAGAGGCTTTTTAATTAGCCTCTTTTGTTTGTTATGTAAAGTTGTTTCCTAAGAATTAGTTAGAAACTACTTTATTGTAAGTAAACTTTATTTTACTCGTAATACGATTTCCTTTTACATCGGTAAAAATGAAATCCTCCTCTGTAAAGAAAGCCGTTTTATCTTCATTAAGTTCGATACTAATCGTTCGAGAGCTACAGAAATCTACAAGAGTTAGAATAGTGTTATCTACTAATTTCCAAGTACCAGTTGATGTTCTCTTATTACTACAATTTGATGCTGTTGTTCCTTGTTCGCTGGTATAGCTTCTGTCACTTTTAAAATTAAAGAAGGCATCTTTTTGACATTCTGAGTATTGCTCATATAAATTTTTACTTGGGTTGTCCACGTTATCGTCGGTTAAGTCTATTTCCTTTTCCGAAACGATTTCCGCTAAATCCCACTTGTGAGCAAAAGCAGTTTCACTATTACTCAATTCTCCGGTTAAGTCTTCAATGCATTTTGGATCATCATCACTACAACTAACAAATAATAGAGTAATTACAATCAAACTACTCATCAGGGCATAAGTCTTTTTCATATTAAATAAATTTTCATGGTTAATATTATAGATGCAAAATATTAAAAATAGTTGCGTGGTATTTTAAAGATTTTGTAATAAAGCTTTTTTTTAATGTGTTCAATAAAGTTAACAGTTACTAGCAGAAATAGGTTTTACGATGTTCTGGTTATAATGAGTATCTGTAATACAACAAATAAAAAATAAAGTCAGGTTTTAACTATAAGACGTAGTTTTTTTTACTGGTCTTTCCAAAGTTGTTGTTGGTCGATAACTTTAATATTCTAATATAGATTATTATACATTTATTCCTTGTAAGTCGTTTCGACGACTCTTAATTAATGAAATACGCATTAAATATATACCACTCTAATTATAAATGCTCAGGAATTAGGAACTAATAGAATTATATTGATACTAATTTAAATACTTTTGGTATCAAAAATGGAGTACTGCTAAAATTTCATTATTAGTAAAATTGTAAGTAAGTTAGATCAATTATGAAAAAAAGTATTGTTTTATTAAGTTTTTTATTAGTTCTTTTTTCCTGTCAAAAGAAAGTATTGGTAGACCTAACTGACTATGTAGACCCTATGATTGGGACGGATGCCCATGGTCATACATTTCCAGGAGCTACCACCCCATTTGGAATGGTTCAATTAAGTCCGTCAAACGATTTTAAATCATGGGATTGGTGTTCTGGGTATCATTATTCAGATTCCATAATCAAAGGGTTTGCTCACAACCATATTAGTGGAGCAGGACTATCTGGGTTAGGCGATATTTTAATCATGCCAACCATGGGTAAAAAAACAACCAAATCGGGATCAGACGAATTGGTAGATGATAGCTACCGGTCTCGTTTTTCACATAAAACAGAACGTGCCAGAGCAGGGTACTATGCCGTTACATTAGAAGACTATGGCATAAATGTAGAATTAACCGCTACGCCCCGAACGGGTTTCCATAAATACACATTTAATAAGTCTGGTGTTTCAGATATCGTTATAGACCCAACACATGGGGTTATGGAGCGTGCTGCAGAAACATCTATCGAGGTCGTTTCCAACAGCGAAATAAGAGGTTATAAAAGCGTTGGTAGTGGCGACAAATATCGTTACGCTTATTTTAGCGCTAAATTCTCTAAGCCTTTCGAAAAAGCAACAATAACTGATAATGATAAAGAAATAGAAGAGCAAAAATTAACCGCTCTTAAAGCCAAAGGCTATGTTTCCTTTAACGTTGAAGAAGGCGAACAAATAGAAGTATCCGTTACACTATCTCCAATAGATTATGATGGTGTTGACAAGAACTTCAAGACCGAAGCTCAAGGAAAATCTTTCGATGATGTTTTAAAAGAAACAACAGAAGCCTGGAACAAGGTTTTAAATAAAATAACTATTAGTGAAACAAGCTCTGATGCTAAAAAGAGAACGTTTTACACGGCCATGTACCATGCGTTTATTTCGCCTAATATTATTTCGGATGTAGATGGTCGTTATGCCGTAGAAGGCAAACAATATAAATTTAATAGCACACAATATAGTAACTATTCAACATGGGATACTTACAGAGCATTACATCCTTTGTTAACTATTATAGAACAAAAAGAAACCTCAAAGATGATTAATAGCTTAATTTCTAGAGATTCCCAGGCAGGTGTAGGACAGCCTGTTTGGGAGCTCTTGGGGTTCGACAATGGTTGTATGATTGGTTATACAACATCGTCTGTAATAGGCGATGCCGTGTTAAAAAATATTGATGGTATTAATTACGAGGAGGCTTTTAAATCTATGTATAAGGCAGCATCAGACTTGTCAAAACATAGTGCTGTATACGATGTTAGCGGACTAGAAGACTATATTAATTATGGGTACGTAACGGGCGAAACAGGATCGTCTGTATCCAAAACAACAGAATATAATTACCATGATTTCGTTATAGCCGAAGTTGCCAAAAAATTAGGAAAAACTAAAGAAGCCGAAGAATTTCATAAAAGAAGCATAGGATATAGAGCCATGTTTAATCCAGAAGACGGTTACTTATATCCCGTTTACAGTACTGGTGAAATGCACAAATTAAATTTAAGCTCTTGGGACGATTTAATACCTAATTATGTTTCTGGAAACATATGGGCCTATTCAGCATACACACCTCATGATATGGCAGGAGTTATTCAATTGCATGGTGGAAAAGAAAAATATGCTACTTGGTTAGATAAAGTTTTCTCAGACACTTCAACACTAGGAGGTGCACAACATGTAGATATTTCAGGATTTATTGGTAAATATGGTCATGGTGACGAGCCAGGGCATCAAATGCCTTATCTATATAATTTTGTTGGGCAACCGTGGAAAAGTCAAAAGTATGTCAATGAAGTCGTAACTACGATGTATTCAGATAAGCCAGACGGACTAATTAACAACGAAGATTTGGGGCAAATGTCTGCATGGTACATTTTTAGTACACTAGGATTTTATCCTGTAGCACCAGCGAGCCTCAACTACCAACTGGGAGCCCCATATTATGAAAGTGCTACTGTAAATTTAGAAAATGGCAATACATTTACTGTTAAAGCCCATAATCTATCTGATGCTAACTTTTATGTACAATCTGTTAAGCTTAACGGCGAAATCTATAATAAAACATTTATAAGTCACGACGATATTATGAATGGTGGTGTATTGGAGTTTACTATGGGAGAAGCTCCTAATAAAGTTTGGGGAAGCCTAGATGAGAGTACATCAATAGGAGCGATTTCTGCAAAAAGCCCTGAAATACTTGTAAAAGCAACTGCCTCACCTTACGATGAAAACAACTCGTTCTTCTTTTCAGAAAAACATATAGCAA includes:
- a CDS encoding DUF5004 domain-containing protein, with amino-acid sequence MKKTYALMSSLIVITLLFVSCSDDDPKCIEDLTGELSNSETAFAHKWDLAEIVSEKEIDLTDDNVDNPSKNLYEQYSECQKDAFFNFKSDRSYTSEQGTTASNCSNKRTSTGTWKLVDNTILTLVDFCSSRTISIELNEDKTAFFTEEDFIFTDVKGNRITSKIKFTYNKVVSN
- a CDS encoding T9SS type A sorting domain-containing protein, with protein sequence MKRKNLLLPLLFVISFMTHAQVNQHKAFYQGKISSVEHVSSMLSRPNDLVPPDNSVREAKDKRSLGNKVVSGKDPQTEDDYFIRNRHEQEQSMQRAPASLVFDTYSSNSSPTDPSLAIGPNHVMVVFNTGFMIYDKSGNQLLGETSPNPAIFPSGGCCDLTVSYDNAADRWVLSFLGSGAQVAVSDGPNPLTAGWYVYNISTISDYQKLSVWSDGYYLTDNTASSNKLWILERDVMLTGGSGAQILGFNLPGIVTSGFYSPQVLNVTDGNLPAPGGATIVYLQDDAWSGVSQDHIKVWTANVNWSSPGSSTVSSPQQINTTPFIGVFDNGSFSNLTQPGGGVPIDALQATIMNQAQFRKFATHNSALFNFVVDTDASSGKLAGIRWYEFRQSGDNQPWSLYQEGTYTAPNGKHAWNASLAMDGQGNIGMGYTSMSGPSTSATVRVSSYFTGRLSSDPLGTMTSTEQVIANGTADISGNRYGDYSKIDVDPSDDASFWFINEYINGSRKGVVGKFQIQAGTADTEAPTNPTNLVASNITGSGATLNWTASTDNVGVTLYNISIDGNPVGSSATTTFNATGLSPLTTYTAAVTAQDAAGNVSGSASVSFTTTAANVNYCSSASTNVNDEYISNVQLNTINNNSNAQFYSDFTSISTDLNEGATYTITVTPTWTGITYSEGYAVWIDYNNNGNFNDSGELVWSKSPSTDTPNSGTFTVPSGTSKTSVRMRVSMKYNDTPTSCETFTYGEVEDYTINLGTGSSVRSNEKALQAFTEATNKNINMYPIPAKSRLTIDVLEHDLDEITIFASSGAIVKKVDPSKGSHTIDTSQLMSGMYFVRFVSKRLATTKRFIKQ
- a CDS encoding GH92 family glycosyl hydrolase, giving the protein MKKSIVLLSFLLVLFSCQKKVLVDLTDYVDPMIGTDAHGHTFPGATTPFGMVQLSPSNDFKSWDWCSGYHYSDSIIKGFAHNHISGAGLSGLGDILIMPTMGKKTTKSGSDELVDDSYRSRFSHKTERARAGYYAVTLEDYGINVELTATPRTGFHKYTFNKSGVSDIVIDPTHGVMERAAETSIEVVSNSEIRGYKSVGSGDKYRYAYFSAKFSKPFEKATITDNDKEIEEQKLTALKAKGYVSFNVEEGEQIEVSVTLSPIDYDGVDKNFKTEAQGKSFDDVLKETTEAWNKVLNKITISETSSDAKKRTFYTAMYHAFISPNIISDVDGRYAVEGKQYKFNSTQYSNYSTWDTYRALHPLLTIIEQKETSKMINSLISRDSQAGVGQPVWELLGFDNGCMIGYTTSSVIGDAVLKNIDGINYEEAFKSMYKAASDLSKHSAVYDVSGLEDYINYGYVTGETGSSVSKTTEYNYHDFVIAEVAKKLGKTKEAEEFHKRSIGYRAMFNPEDGYLYPVYSTGEMHKLNLSSWDDLIPNYVSGNIWAYSAYTPHDMAGVIQLHGGKEKYATWLDKVFSDTSTLGGAQHVDISGFIGKYGHGDEPGHQMPYLYNFVGQPWKSQKYVNEVVTTMYSDKPDGLINNEDLGQMSAWYIFSTLGFYPVAPASLNYQLGAPYYESATVNLENGNTFTVKAHNLSDANFYVQSVKLNGEIYNKTFISHDDIMNGGVLEFTMGEAPNKVWGSLDESTSIGAISAKSPEILVKATASPYDENNSFFFSEKHIATLKSNDSDADIYYTTDGSTPTLRSNKYKQPFEIKENCILKAAAIKQGLNISKIYEKPLFKSIFPLLKEGYPKITMNNWSEPNYGKEDGRLLFDEVVGSSSYGDGKWTAIKDTFDVGIDLGQNHIVENISVGVLTDIGSWIFPTKSIEVYGGNSNQSLNLIGKLNLPKADKFPKEVNRYTLPVKKGQYKYLRVKVNPYGVAPEWHGAFGQKVWLFIDEIMVF
- a CDS encoding GEVED domain-containing protein, whose protein sequence is MKRKNLLLPLLFVISFMTQAQVTQNKAFYQGKISSIEHVSPMLSRPNDLVPPDNSVREAKDKRSLGNLVVSGKDPQKEDDYFIRNRHKMEQSMQRAPASLVFDTYSSNSSPTDPSLAIGPNHVMVVFNTGFMIYDKLGNELLGETAPNPAIFPSGGCCDLTVSYDNAADRWVLSFLGAGAQVAVSDGPNPLTAGWYVYNIATIQDYQKLSIWSDGYYLTDNTTSSNKLWVLERDVMLTGGAGAQILGFDLPGIATSGFYSPQVLNVTDGNLPAPGGATIVYLQDDAWNGVSQDHIKVWTANMDWSTPGNSTISSPQEITTTPFISVFDSGSFSNLTQPGGGIPIDALQATIMNQAQFRKFPTHNSALFNFVVDTDASIGKLAGIRWYEFRQSGDNQPWSLYQEGTYTAPDGKHAWNASLAMDGQGNIGMGYTSMSGASTPTAVRVSSYFTGRLSTDPLGTMTSAEQVIANGTADISGNRYGDYSKIDVDPSDDASFWFINEYINVTRKGVVGKFQIEAGVPDSEAPTDPTDLVASNITGNGATLNWTASTDNIGVTLYNISVDGDPVGTASSNTFNVTGLAPLTTHTVSVTAQDAAGNVSGSATVSFTTIEAEIIYCNSTSSSVNDEYIGVVQVHSIYNPSDAQFYSDFTSISADLYEGSSFTINIYPTWTGTEYPEGYAVWIDYNNNGSFDDSGELVWSKAPSTDITNSGTFTIPEGTSKTSVRMRVSMKYNGIPTSCESFIWGEVEDYTINLKSGSSVKTNEDALRSFTEATNKNINMYPIPAKSRLTIDVLEHDLDEITIFASSGAIVKKVDPSKGSHTIDTSQLMSGMYFVRFVSKRLATTKRFIKQ